One Pseudomonadota bacterium genomic window, GTTGCCGAGGACCGCGCGATTATCGGCAGTACCCTCTCCTATGCCCGCATTGAGCTGCCAAAGCTAGTTGCAAAGCAACGGCCAAGACCCTTCTTGCGCGCCCCGCTTGAGGTGCAGCTTTTGGTGCGATCAAGGGGCGGCGAAGTTACAAAAACCGTCTCTATCGTCAACTTTCATCTGAAATCCAAACGGGGTGGGCAGGGAGATCCTACCGGCCTTGAGTGGGAGACATATCGCATGGAGATGGCTGAGGCGATGCGCCGTATCGTTGAGGTGCGACATCAGAAGGCCTTCGCTTCGAGCGAATCGATACTGCTTCTGCTCGGTGATAGAAATAGTAATTTCGATGTTGCGAGTGCGCGCATACTGGAGGGCTCACTCACACTTGCTAACTTTCAAAATGCTGGGGGATGTCGATTAAGTAAGCGCGGCGTGCCGATTTGTCAGGTGGGAGAGGAGAATCCCAAACGGCTCTTTAGCGTTTTAACGAGCAATCAATCCGTGCAATCGTTGCCCGGAACCTTCGTATATAAAGGGGAGTTCTCGTGGCTGGATGATATATTAATGCCCTCAGAGAGTTTATCCTATGCGTGGCAGAGCTCGACCAGCGAGGGACGTTATGAGTCAGGGGTAGTTTATGAACCTAAACAGGCTTCAGACCACGCCATGATATGGGTTAAATTAAACTGGGGTACAGAGTAGAGGAGAAACAGTAGCTCGCGTATTAGGAAGTGGCACTGCTCTGCCGCCAGACAGCCTCAAAGCTCTTATCTAGACTATTAATCAGGCATGGGTCGCGTAGTATCGGGGCGTAAAAAGCCTCTCGAATCTGAGCGCGCATCTCCGTATCCGGCACACCGGCAGCCTTGGCCTTCTTGACCTCATCGATCAGATCTTGAGTATTTTGAAGTATCATATCTAGGTGCTTACGAACTAAAGCGCCGGTTATTGAGCCCCCATACGAAAAACCTATCCCAGAGATCTCTAGGTTCTTAAACTTATTAATCGATTCTATTGATGCAGCTAGGGAATCGTCCGCTCCTGGAGCAGCAAGCTGTCGACCGTTATAGTAGCCGAAGGTTTCATCGGTGATCAGGAACTCATGTGGCACTACGAGGTATGATAGCGAGTGCGATCTATGTCCGGGGGTTGAGATGGTGCGCAGAGCGATCTCGGCACCAAGCGTCACGGTATCTGACTCGACTAGGCTTTTGTCGATCCGCAAAGCGTCACGAAACTCAGCAAACGGTAAGAGACCTGGCCCAAGGTCTTGAGGAAACCAGGAGCTGATTACGGCGTCCTGCTCCCAGATCTCTTTGACAAACTCGATATTTTTAAGAGCAAAATGCATGGCGGAGCTGCCAAATACCTGTAGCGCTGGATTCAGGCGACGCAGAAGCCCAATACCCGCTACTCGGTCAGCATCGAGGTGTGTGATTAGGACCTTATTGACCATGGAGAGCGAAAAACCGCTTCGTTTGAGGCGTTGCTCAAGAGCACCGATATGCGACGTGGCACCAGGATCGGTTAGGGTAAGTAAGCCGTCATCAGCTACGATGGCGTACCGACAGCTAGCACCGAGTGAGATCTGATGAATGCGCGGAAATATCTCCGCTGAGGCACGTAGGAACATAAGGGACAACCACAACTAGTAGGCACAGCTAGTAGAGAGCTAGAGACACGACCCCATTCTACCATACACCTAAGCAGGTGAGTATGAGAGAACAGGCATCCCCCATACTTCCACAGGAGCTGAGTTATACTCAAGGCCTAACTCAAAAGGAACGTTACCTTATAGGGATAACTATGGCCAATTGCGGGTAGTTGTACCATTACAGCAAAGCCCCGTGCACAGTAGGTGCACGGGGCAGCAGTTGCACCGTAGGTGCACAGGACAGCAGTTGCACCGTAGGTGCACAGGGCAGCTAGGTGCACAGGGCAGCAGCAGCACAGCCAAGGAGCGCGCCCTAGCTATTAGCCGCTAGCTTCTTGCGTGAACGTGGGGACCTCTCCGTCTGCGTCTCCTCGCCATCCTCTGGTAGAGCAGGAGTATTCGCAGTTGATGCCGCGTCAGCAGCAGTTGCTACGGAGTCCATGACGAGGGCGCGGATCTGCTTGGCCATCTCTGGGTTCTCACGCAGAAACTGCTTAGCACCCTCCCTACCTTGGCCCATTCGCTCCCCGCGGAAGCTGAACCAGGCGCCCGCCTTATCAACGATCCCCTTGTCAGATCCGATGTCTACGATCTCACCCAATAAACTTACACCCTCGTTGAAAAGGAGATCGAACTCCGCTTCACGGAACGGTGGGGCCATCTTGTTTTTAACGACCTTAACACGAACGCGGTTGCCGATTACGTTCTCTGCGTCCTTGATCGACCCAATACGCCTAACATCTAGACGAACTGAGGCGTAGAACTTAAGTGCATTACCCCCAGAGGTAGTCTCTGGACTGCCGAACATTACCCCTATCTTTATGCGGATCTGGTTTATGAAGATAATGGTTGTATTGGACTTGGCAGTGATTGCAGTTAGCTTGCGCAGCGCCTTACTCATAAGGCGCGCCTGAAGACCGGGCTGTTGATCTTCCATCTCGCCATCTATCTCAGCGCGCGGCACAAGGGCCGCGACTGAATCGATCACTATTAGGTCAACTGCATTAGAGGAAACGATCGCTTCACAGATATCAAGCGCCTGTTCACCGGAATCTGGTTGGCTAACAAGCAACTTAGAGGTGTCTACACCAAGGCGCTTTGCGTAATTAACATCGAGAGCATGCTCAGCGTCGATATAGACTACGGTTCCACCAGCGCGCTGAACCTCTGCGGCAGCGCTAAGAGCAAGGGTTGTTTTTCCTGAGGATTCAGGTCCGTATATCTCGCATATCCTGCCCTTTGGAAGTCCACCGATACCGAGGGCGATGTCGAGCGAAAGGCTGCCTGTTGAATGAGACTCTATCTCCGTGTTCATGGAGGTCCCCAGATTCATAATGGCGCCCTTGCCATACTTCTTTTCTAGTTGTGAGATCGCTGTTGAAAGTGCCTTGCCCTTTTCGCTGCTAGCACCCGATGTCTCTCCATCTCTCGCGTATAGTTCCATCTCTTTCTCCTTAACAGTTGTATTCATAAATTTAACACCTACTCCAACACGTTCATTACATAACGACAATAATTTAGTTAAGCTCTCGAATCACGCCGATCAGACGACCCTGAATCGTAACCTTATCGACCGTAATCGGTTGCATGGTCGGGTTTGCCGGGATTAGCATAACTTGACCGTTCTTCAATCGGCGATAACGCTTAAGAGTTGCGCTCCCATCCTCCAGCAGCGCAACTACTATCTGCCCATCCTCTGCAGCAGACTGTTTTTTGATTACTACAACGTCTCGGTCGCAGATATGCTCATCGATCATGGAATCTCCACTTACCTCAAGGCAATACACCTCGCCACGACCATTGATCATGCTGGGGGGGATCTCTATCGTAGTAGCCTGCTCTATAGCCTCAATTGGCCGTCCAGCGGCGATTACCCCTACTAAAGGTACGGCGCTTGGCCCTAACTCAGGGGTGACACGATCGAGCAACTCAAGCAGCCCTTCGGCTCCCCTGCGAATAAAACCCTTGTTCTCAAGGCGCTCTAGGTGAAAATGAGCGGTTGATGGGGACTTCACCCCGATAAAATCAGCGATCGCCTTTAGAGGTGGAGCATAGCCATGCTCTGCAAGAAAATTCCTAAGAAATTCAAGTGTTTGCCGCTGAACTGGGGCAAGGGTGCTGGACTGGTAGCTTGAGGCTTCAGGTGATAGTTCATCATCGGCCTGTCTAGTCTGTTTACGAGTCTTGTTTTTCATAGCGATATCCTTTGGATGCTGATCATGGTCGTACCATATGCAAAAAGAATAGAATCGACAAGTCTAAAATGTATTTTAATTATTTTCAGGTGCCAAAAAAGCGACATTTAGCTTATTAGCCCCCCTGTCGATAAACTCTATAGAAAGAGAGAGTCGCTCTTTTTTTGGTCGAGATTACGAGGAACTTTAGATGACGATCATTTCAACGGATAAGCCGGTTAGAGCCGGACTTCGCAGGGAGATAAAGCTCCTTGTCGTTGATGATCATCTCGATCACTTTGCGCAGATCCAGGAGTTCACTGAGATGTACCATCCGGAATTCAAGGTAGAGTGTAAGCTCGCAACGAACCCCTGCCAAGCGCTGGAGCTCTCAGCCTCATGGGAGCCCTCGGTCGTGCTGTTAGATCTGCATATGGTTTCAAGCGCCCTCGAGCTGCTCAGGCAGTTATCAAATACAGGGGCCACCGTAGTGGCTACAAGTAACGTTAGACTGCCAGAACTCTCACGTACAGCAGAGGAGTACGGAGCGGTAGGATACCACTCAAAGGGCCATAATCTCGACGGAATCGAAGCGCTCGTGAACTTCGCATCCTCCCTAGCCACCACAACATACCCAACTCACTAAATATATGGTCTAGGGGCGGTGTTGGGGCCCCCTTGGCCCTTAGAAAGTTTCCTGATGGGTAAAGCACCCCCTTTTTTGAAAGCCACGGGCAGAGTATCCTAGCGGTCAAAGACAGAACGAAGTTAGAGAGGTCACCACTATATGTTGAGCAAATATATCTTAGAAAAGATTGCAGGAGTGCTGGCGATGTTCTCGGTGGCCATAGTGGTGAGTGGTACTGATGCGTGTCAGGAGGACTATGCCATAGGAAGCCAGGTAAAAGGAGTTGGGACCGTAACCGGAACCGGAACCGGAACCGCGGCAGCTACAGCATCGAGCACCGCGAGTGTAACCCCAACTGCAACTGTAACTGCAACTGGAAGTATCACTATAACTGTAACAGCAACAACAACGGAGATTTCAGGCATACTGCCTCTCAGCGCCTCTATAGGAAAGGATGGCGACTTACTCGCACAGCTTGCGCAGATTGATGCTCCCGATAACGCCGGTTCCGGCATTGCTGATGGAACATCTAAAACATCAGGAACTAACTGGCTCGGACAGGCCTTCAACAGGGATGCTACGAGCCCTTGGGGCGACTCAGATGGCGATGGATTTTCAGATCTACTTGAGGAGAGCTCCGGTTCCTCCTCTGATGATTCAATGTCGGTGCCAGGAGCGGTAGTTCGTACCGAACTTGATCAACGGGTTCGTGGTAACGATTCGGACCTAGATGGAATTAGTAACGCGGATGAAGCAAAACAGGGCAGCGATCCAGAATCACTCGATAGCGATGGTGATGGTCGTAGCGATGGAGCTGAGCGACTCTCCGGAGGAGATCCGCAGGATGCAGGCGATAACTATCCAGATAGTGATAAAGATGGATTGAGCGACAGCTACGAGCAGGAGCATGGCTCAGACCCTGCCAATATGGACTCTGATGATGATGGGTTGCGTG contains:
- a CDS encoding MBL fold metallo-hydrolase, encoding MFLRASAEIFPRIHQISLGASCRYAIVADDGLLTLTDPGATSHIGALEQRLKRSGFSLSMVNKVLITHLDADRVAGIGLLRRLNPALQVFGSSAMHFALKNIEFVKEIWEQDAVISSWFPQDLGPGLLPFAEFRDALRIDKSLVESDTVTLGAEIALRTISTPGHRSHSLSYLVVPHEFLITDETFGYYNGRQLAAPGADDSLAASIESINKFKNLEISGIGFSYGGSITGALVRKHLDMILQNTQDLIDEVKKAKAAGVPDTEMRAQIREAFYAPILRDPCLINSLDKSFEAVWRQSSATS
- the recA gene encoding recombinase RecA, translated to MELYARDGETSGASSEKGKALSTAISQLEKKYGKGAIMNLGTSMNTEIESHSTGSLSLDIALGIGGLPKGRICEIYGPESSGKTTLALSAAAEVQRAGGTVVYIDAEHALDVNYAKRLGVDTSKLLVSQPDSGEQALDICEAIVSSNAVDLIVIDSVAALVPRAEIDGEMEDQQPGLQARLMSKALRKLTAITAKSNTTIIFINQIRIKIGVMFGSPETTSGGNALKFYASVRLDVRRIGSIKDAENVIGNRVRVKVVKNKMAPPFREAEFDLLFNEGVSLLGEIVDIGSDKGIVDKAGAWFSFRGERMGQGREGAKQFLRENPEMAKQIRALVMDSVATAADAASTANTPALPEDGEETQTERSPRSRKKLAANS
- the lexA gene encoding transcriptional repressor LexA, with the protein product MKNKTRKQTRQADDELSPEASSYQSSTLAPVQRQTLEFLRNFLAEHGYAPPLKAIADFIGVKSPSTAHFHLERLENKGFIRRGAEGLLELLDRVTPELGPSAVPLVGVIAAGRPIEAIEQATTIEIPPSMINGRGEVYCLEVSGDSMIDEHICDRDVVVIKKQSAAEDGQIVVALLEDGSATLKRYRRLKNGQVMLIPANPTMQPITVDKVTIQGRLIGVIRELN